The Aminipila terrae nucleotide sequence TTGCAGCATATTCATGATATACGAAAGCTGCGTCATTGGTTCAGAGCAAATATCCACATACTGGATAAAGGCCTGAATCTGCCCCAGTGTCATGGTTCCTTTCACTGCAAAACTGCCTCCGGCCACTGCGACAATCACGTATCCCATTTTCCCTATAACACGGATAATTGGTTCGATGGCAAAAATGGCGAATTGTGCTTTTCTGTTTGCGTCACAAAGTTTCTGGTTAACCGCTTGAAAGGATTCTACCGACCTTTCCTCTCCGCTGAAAGCTTTTATCACCAGCTGCCCTGTAAAGGCTTCTTCAACATCACTGTTAAGTTCTCCCAGATATCTTTGATTTTCCCCATAATAGTTCTCTACTCTTTGGGAAATCTGCTTTGTTACCAGCATGGATATAATAATGGTTGCCACTGTAATCAGGGTAAGTGCAGGATTAATAACCATCATGATGATAATCCCAACCACAATAGTAACTGTGGAAAGAATAAACTGCATTAATCCCTGTTGCAGGCTGTCAGCAATTCTCTCCAAGTCGCTGGTGGCACGACTGAGTATTTCCCCTTTCTTGTGAGAATCGTAGTAACTTAAAGGTAAATTATTCAGTTTCTGGCTTAATTCTTTCCGGAGACCTAAAGTCAGCTTCTGGGCTACTCCTGCCATGAAATATTGCTGAAAATAGGTAAACAGAGAAGTAAACCCATAAATGGCCATGAGAATAAGAATTGTCTGCACGATTTCACTGCTGTCTGGGTTAAATTTTTCTCCAGTTGACATTGATAATTTTATACCTTCATATAGCTGGTCAATCACCTTTCCCATTACCAACGGACCTGCAAGGTTGAGAACACAGCCCACGAGTACAGTTAGTAAAATGACCAGAATTTTTAATTTCTGTTTTGCCAAATATTTTAACAGACGTAAGGTGGCCTTTTTGGTATCTTTGGCTTTGTCCATGAAACCATCCATCCCCATATCATATAGTTCAAATTCCTGATTCATATTATCTTTATTCATGATAGCCTCCATATATATTACGCCATTTCATCTTCCCTTAACTGAGAAGCTGCTATTTGCTTATAAACTTCACAAGATTTCATCAGCTCTTTATGTTTTCCTATTCCTGCTATTTTTCCATCTTCCAGTACAATAATCTGGTCTGCATCCATAATGGTATTGATACGCTGTGCCACCATAACCACTGTAGCATTTTTAATCTCATTCCTTAATGCCTGTCTGAGCTTGGCATCTGTTTTAAAGTCAAGAGCGGAAAAGCTGTCATCGAAAATGTAGAATTCTGGTTTACGGATTATTGCACGTGCTATGGCCAGGCGTTGTTTTTGCCCCCCGGACAAGTTGTTTCCCCCTTGTGCCACATAGGACTCATACTGTTGATCCAGTCCCATAATAAAATAATGTGCCTGAGCCACCTGCGCAGCATGTTCAATCTGTGCCTGAGTTGCATCCTCCATTCCATACCGTATATTTTCTGCTACAGTACCGCTGAAAAGGAAATTTTTCTGAGGGACATACCCCACTTTATTACGCAGTACCTTCTGAGGCAGTTTGCGGATGTCCACACCGTCTATCTTAATACACCCTCCCTGAACTTCAAAAAAACGAAGGATGAGATTAGCAATAGTTGATTTACCTGACCCTGTGCCTCCTATAATAGCGGTAATCTCCCCTGCTTTTGACTGGAAGGTTATATCGCTTAAAATTGGTTCTTCTGCATTGGGGTATTGGAACGTAACATGTTCAAATTGAAGGTGGGCATTCTCACCTTTTTCAGGCTCTATCACAGCTCCATCTATAATCTCAGGATTGATTGCAAGAATCTCATCAATTCTCTCTGCACAGGCCTGGGCCCGGGGAATATACATAAATATCATGACACCTATGATAAGAAAAATCAGAATGAGGAAGCAGTATTCTATCATAGCCATAATATCACCAATCTGCATAACACCAGCCCCGGCTCTGATTCCACCAATCCATAAAATACAAATGATGCCCCCATTGATAATGATCATAGCTATTGGTTCCAGTATAGCAATCATCTTATTTATTCTTACGGCATTTTCTGCATAAGCTGAAGATGCGGCATCTACCCGGCTTTTTTCGTATTTTTCACGATTAAAAGCTCTGATAACACGAACTCCTATCACTGTTTCCCGAAATAGCCCATTAATGCTGTCCATCTTTATCTGAACCTGTTTAAATAATGGAATCACTTTCTTCCCCATTAGAAGAGCGATAATTAAAAAGATGATCATGGTGGTTACAATAATCATGGCCAGTACTTTGTCTTTTAGGAAAGCAAGACACAATCCTCCTATTGCCATAATAGGTGCTGGCAGCAGCATGATTATAAACATGATTGTGGTATCTCCTATTAAAGTCACATCGCTGGTGGCTCTTGTTATCATGGAGGCTGTACCAATTTTATTAAAATCGTTGACAGAAAAAAGTTGAACTTTCTCAAAAACTGCCTGGCGAATATCTCTTGATATCCTGGCAGATGCATCAGCCGACATCCGGGTAATCCAGACAGTGATTCCCCCTGTTAATACGGATGTCAATAGCATAATTGCTCCAACTTTTGCAATATAGGATATATTTCCTCTGAGAACGCCATTGTTCACAATTGCAGCTTTCAATGTAGGAATATACAATGTACCCAGTGTCTGCAGAAAAGTAAACAATATTAACGCCGCAAAAGTAGATTTATAGTTTTTTAAAAAATCTTTTACTCGTATCATAAAAATCACCTTGCCCAATTTAGTTTATTACTCAGTTAATAATAAAGTATCAGGTAACTATACAGTCAAGAGAAAATAACAAATAATCTCAAAATTTTGCACATACAAAAAGAAGTCACTTATGACAAATGACTTCTTTAACGTCTGTGTAAAAATACTTACTGTGTAAGCTGCTTTTCCAGATTATTATATTTTTCACTTAAAACAATAATATCAATACGTCTGTTTTTTGTTCTTCCTTCCGGTGTTGAATTATCTGCCACTGGTCTGTACTCCCCATATCCCACAGCTACAAGCTTCTTAGGGGGAACATTGTTACTGATAAATAACCGGACTACACTGGTAGCTCTTGCTGAAGATAATTCCCAGTTAGACGGATACGCTTCTGAATGCATAGGGACATTATCTGTATGCCCCTCAACACGAATAAAATTGTCCAGAGTATTAATTGTGGCTGCTACATCTATCAGGGTTTTTTCATTCTCGGTCTTAATCTGTGCACTTCCTGATTCAAAGAAAACTGCATTATTAAGGCTGATAACCAAACCACGCATATCTATTCGGGTTGTCACAGAAGTAGTCATTCCTTCACTCTTCAGCTTGGAATCTACTTCGGCTTTTAGATCTTCCAGCTGCTTTAGTTCATACTGCCCCATATACTTTTCTACTTCTGCCTGAGATATTGCCGTTCCACTAGTCTTAAAATTTTTATCACTCTTTTGTGTCTGATTTTGCACCTGAGAAGAAGACATCTTTTCAGACATCATGGAATCACGGAATTCCTGAGATATTTGCGCTGCTTTTGCTGCATCTACTTTACTAACAGCAAACAGTACTATAAAAACAGCCAGCAATAAGGTCATCAAGTCGGAATACGGAAGTAACCACGCTTCTCCAGCTTCTTCTTCGTGCTTTGGATGTTTCTTTTTTTTAGCCATACTTTACCTCCTTACTCTGACTTCATCTCCTCAACTACCTGTTCCTGTTTTGACGGCGGCAGAATAGCCAGCAGCCTGTCCTTAAGCATAAACGGAGAATCCCCTCTCTGGATGGATAATAAGCCTTCAACAACCATTTCTTTAAGTGTTACCTCATGCATACTTTTAACCTTTAATTTTTTTGCAAAAGGATTCCATAAAACGTAACCAGTAAATATACCCAGAATAGTGGCTATAAATGCCGCAGCAATTGCCTCTGCCATTTTATCTGTATCGTCAATATGTGACATGGCCGCTATCAGACCAAATACAGCCCCCAGTACTCCCAAGGTAGGAGCATACGTTCCAGCGGAAGTAAAAATACTGGCATTTATCTCATGCCGTTTTTCCATTTCTGAAATTTCAGTTCCCAGAATATCTGAAATAACATCTTCCTCTATACCATCAACAACCATACGAACACCTTTTTTGATAAAGGGGTCTTCAATCTCCTCAACTTTACTTTCTAATGACAAAAGTCCTTCTTTTCTAGCTGTAGTTGATAGATTTACCATCAACTCAATAATTTCCACCTCTGAAATGTCTTTTCGTTTTGTAAAAAGAATTTTAAATAAAGTTCCCAGACTCTTAAGATCTTCTCCCGGATATGAATTTAGAATAGTAGCAACTGTACCTACAATGATTACAAAGAAAGCTGCAGGATTTAATAGAACAGTAAAACTAATATGTTTAAAAATCATAGCCCCGACTACAGCCGTTATACCCACAATAATGCCCAAAAGTGTAGTAAGTTCCATATTTCCTCCTTATATTCGACATACATTTACTATATTCTTTCATAATATCATTTTTTTTTGATTTGCACAATTGTTATTTATTCAATTCAATGACATAAAATACAGGTATTTCTACTAAAACAGTTGAATTTGCAGCATAACACAAAAGCGGATAATTTCACATCATTACATGAAATCATCCGCTTTATACTTTCCCTTAAAGGCATCATTTTAATCAAACAATGGTGTACTGAAATAACGTTCCGCCGTATCTGGCAAAATAGTAGCTACGGTCTTGCCCTTGCCTAACTTTTTTGCCATCACTAAGGCTGCCGCTACATTAGTACCACTGGAAATCCCACACATTATTCCCTCTTTTCTGGCTAAATCTTTAGCTGTACGGATGGCCTCCTCATCAGAAACTATATACAGACTGTCGTAGATACTCTGATTTAGATTTTTAGGTATAATCCCATCACCGATGCCCATCTGCAGATGTGTACCCACTGAGCCCCCCGCTAAAATAGCTGCATTTTCCGGTTCTACAGCCCAAATCTCTATATCCGGATTCTGTGTTTTTAATACTTCTCCAATTCCCGATATCGTTCCGCCAGTACCAACACCTGAACAAAATCCATGAATCGGGCCATTTACCTGTTCTAAAATCTCCATTCCTGTTTTAAGTCTATGGACCATGGGATTATCTGGGTTCTCAAATTGTTGAGGCACAAAAACATTGGAATTTTCTTGTTGCATGTTTAACGCAGTACTCAGACATTCTCCAATACAAGCTCCTATGTCTCCTGCGTCATGGATAAGTATGACTTCTGCTCCGTAATGCTGCACCAGTTTTCTTCGTTCCTCGCTTACAGAATCTGGCATTATAATAATCGTCCGATATCCTTTTACTGCACCAATCAAAGCTAAACCAATGCCCTGATTTCCACTGGTGGGTTCAACTATTATGGTGTCCTGATTAATCTTCCCCTGCTGCTCTGCAGAAAGAATCATATTATATGCGGTTCTGGTTTTGATGGAGCCGCCCACATTTAAGCCCTCAAACTTAACCAGGACTTCAGCTCCATTGGGATCGGGCATATGCTCCAGCCTGATTACAGGCGTATGTCCCATTGCCTGAAGAATGTTATTATATATCATATGTAAACCTCTCTCTCCGTGTCATATAGTTACTATGTTCCTATAGTATTTTATCTGAAAACGGTAAATTGGTTACTTTCTTCTTTAATAACGAATCCTCATTGGATATTACTGTTTTATCTTATTCTCTCATAATATATTTGATTTTTTACCCCTTCATGCCAAAAATTAAACCTGATAAATAAGGAATCAGCCAAATAATCCACACTGTTATACTGAATTTATGAAAGTCAGCCCTGACTTTTTTGTTATCTTTCACTATCACAATGGTAGACCAAATAGCATGAAAAGCCATAAGTAAAATAGCAATCAAGCCTGTTGCGCCATGAAAATTAAACTGAAATCCCCTTGCAGCAATATTACTCATTAGTGTTGTTCCTATAGTATCAAAGATTAATCCTGTCCAAAACACTGCTACATGCCATTTTTTCAGTTGTCCTTGAATTCGCTCACTCCATACTCCTATTGTATAGAAAAGCAGTGCTAAAGAAATAGCCGTTATTGCATAAACCAACATAATAAATCCTCCATTTTGAACTTTTAGAGTACTTAAGATTTTCTTAGGGTTAGTTTATACTCTATTTATAGTCTGATACATAGTTTATGAAATTTTGGCGCCTGCCCTATCAAACTTTACTAATCAATATCAATAGGTTCTTGTTTTTTCTTACTATTTTGCAGGAAAGCCTTCACATAATCCACTATTCCCAATGGGTTCTGTATTCTTATGATAGCAAAAGCCATGGCAGGAGTGAATATCCCAGGATAATACACATAATAATTTGGTTCCCAAGTTGTGGGATTGTATTTCAGTTTCATTTGGTAAAGAGATTTAAAGCCATAAACGCTGTTCATTTTTTCATAAATGGTATTTAGCAGTTTAGCTGCTACCTCTGGCTCGTTCTCCAATCTGGCAAGAGGTGCTTCAGCCATGCTTGCCCATTGAATTCCTTCCTCTTTAAATGACATCATTGCCTCATAAAATATTTTTTCCATAACTCCTCTGGTAGCGTTTACTCTATGCCTTGTTACATCCGTCATATAGCCATTCATTCCGGCAAATGGTACAAAAACAATGAAACCTTCCACTTTATTTTGCTGGTTTATTGCATAAAAATATCTTCGGTCCATGGGATTGTCAAACCCAATCTTACCCATGGTAAATACTAATTCACCGCTTTTTTTCATGGAAAACCATTCATGGGAAACTTCTGTTATTTCTTTTTCCAGTGCCAGGTTTCTTTTGGCATGAGGATCGTATTCTTTAATGACAATCCCTGCTTTTGTTGCATGATTGATATTGAGCCGAACTTTAGAAGCCTTGCCTCCTGCGATAGAGTATTCCGGCAAATAAAATCTTGGTTCTTCTCCGCATTTAACACACCCCAAACCAAGCTTTGCATATTGCTTCAGGAACATACTGGTCGTATTTAAAAAGATTAAGCTGTAAGCATTCTCATTGCAAAAGTCTTTGATCTCCGTCAGAAATGGAATGAAATCCTCCGGAGCACAGATTGGATCTCCCAGAACCACCATGGTATCCTTGACGATACCATAAGCAATAACTCCTTCAACTGATCTGCCAAAAAAGTGATTTTTATCCTCCTCAAGAGCTAAATATGAACTACAATTCTGCCCATATTTTTTCACAAGCTGACGAACTTTCGGCATTTCTCCCTGAAGTTGTGTTTTTGTATGTATATATGGAGTCAGTACAAAAATAAGACCTGCCAGAATACATATCCAGCTAAACCAGAAAATAAAACCGTGATATAAAGAATTCTGCGAATAAATAACCGGGGTTATGTTGTTTAAATCAAACATTATGTTAACCGTTTCTTTAACACATAAAAAAAATGAAGCCATGGTTTTTTCTTTAAAGACGGCGATTACTGCATTAAAGAACACACAGGAAACATATACTGCAAAGATACTGAATCCCTTTTTCAGAGAATATTTGTCTGCTTTTCTGCAGTAATAATTTTTTGACAGTAACAAAAGAAAATAGCACAATAATTCTAAAAGGAATAATGGATTCCATATTCTTTCATGATGAATAATCAGAAATTGAAATATACTGAGGGATAGGGCAATCATAACGATTGACCATGCTGCATTCACTCTTTTATAAAGCTTCCATGAAAGGAGTAAAATAATAACCCCCAGAAATCTTCTGATGGCATGATGGATTTCAAAATAGTGGACCAGATTCATATTTTTACTATAATGAAATATAAACAAGGGTGAGATGATATAAACAATTGATAAAACCAGCAAACAAATAACTGTAATTTTATTTACCAGACTAATAAACTTCGTCAGACTTTTTTTCATTTTAAACCTCTATTCAATCATCTCTTAGGAATAATATCCTCTCACCTGCTATATCCTCAACTACACTCTTTTGAGCAATAAAATTTTAATGCTTCCCCGATAAATTTAGATGCACCAGTTCCATATTTCTTTTCAATAGCCTTTATAAAAATGGAATCCGACAAATAAAGTTCTGCCATATAGCCGAAATAATTTTGCCCTTCATCAATTTGCAGGTCTTCATTCTGTTTTTTTGTCTCATTAACGATTTCTGCCACCATACACTGAATTTCTTTTGCCTGCGGATTTTGACTCAGATCATCTGTGAGCCTCTCATGCAGTGTTTCTAATACAGGCTGCTTACCACCAAGATTAAATTTCAATGCTTCTCCAATAAATTTTGATGCACCAGCTCCATATTTCTCATCAATTACCTTTATCCAGTCAGGGAGCAATAAATAAAGCTGAATCATGGAGTACCAATGGTCATTTCCAGCCTCCAACTTAAAAAGTTCATAATCCCTTTGTACTACATTTTTTATTTTTTCTGCAATCTGTTGAACCTCCACTGAAGAAGGCTCTTTCTTTATATTCGATGCAAGCTCTCCATATAATGTTTTTAATTCAGGATGTCTGTCTTCCAGACAATCCTTTTTAAACTCATCATACTGCTCTGCTAAATCAAAGGCTTTACTGTTATAATTTTTCTTCATGGCCTTTACATATTTTTCAATACTTCCATACTGTTTTATAGCCATTTCACCGATTTCAGTTTCTCTTGACCTGCATTTCTCGATAAATTCATTATACTTCTCCATACTGCCATAAGCCTTCATGATTTTATCTTCATGCTCTTTCTTAAAGTCTTCCAATGCATTAAAATATTCATCCATTTGAAACTCTTTAAAACTCATTACCCCTTCTCCAGTTAATGTTCTGTTGATAAGTGCAACCAAATCATTTAATCGGTTACATTTCAGCATCAAAAGCTTTTTCTGATTCTCCAGTGCCTGAATTTTATTATATTGTGGGCTATATATGATTTTTTTCACTTCTTTTAAGGGTATATCAAGTTCTTTGTAGAATAAAATCTGCTGCAAAGTCATAAGAGCCTCATCATCATAAATTCTGTAACCTGCATGGGTAACTTCACTTGGTTTTAATAACCCTATTTTATCATAGTAATGTAACATACGTATACTTATCCCTGTTAAATCAGAGACTTGCTTTACTGTTCTCAATTCAGTACCTCCAATAATAATTCTGAGTTTAAAATAATTCCTAAACTCTGCCGGCCATGAATTTTGTGAATATCTCAAACTTGGATATTATCTTACACTATGACACAATGCAAGGGTCAACAACTTTATTATAATTACTCTGCCATCCATTTTCTGATGTCCCGATATAAAATATCCGTTTCGGCCAGAGATTTACCATTCATTATAACATATTCCGGATATTTTCCCTTTAGTTTTACCACAACACTTTCTTCAACATTATTGTAAACGTAAAACATGCAGTTTCCGTATCCATTAACAGAAAAATGACCGAAGCTTTTATTTATTCCTCCATATCCATTTATACGGTGTCCTTCTGGAATTTTGTCAAGCTTTGACACATATACAATCTGGTTTTTTTCAATATTCATATCATACATTGCCGCGTCAATTACAAGTTTTGATCCCTGTTCCTTTATGATATAATCCTTTGATCCTCCATAAAGAACAATACCCAGAACTATGACCATCAGAGCAATAAATCCGATTCCTATAGCCTTCCCTGCAGGATTTCCTATATTAATTGTCCAGCCCATACTTGCCATTCTTTTCGGTACAATTATCCTTTTGTCATTTGGGTTATAGTAACATCCCCACTTCCAGGTACATTCCTGTTCAACCATATCATTATCATTTTGTAAGGTTTCATCATAAAAGTACTCTTCTAAGGAACGAATTTTTTTCTGATGCCAATTTGTTATTATGAGTAAACCAGCTATTAAAATTATAACTGGCGAAATAATAAAAGTTCCATTTTCCAAATAAACCATTGAAATATTAAACAGAATCCAAAACACTAACATGATAAAAGCAAAAAGAGTAGCTGCTTTACTATTTACCCGTTCTTCTGTTCTTGCACAGGCCTTATTAACTTCCGTGTCTTCACTTAACACCGGTGCATGCTGGCTTTTCATTTGATAATACAAGTAAACCATGCTTAACTGGCATAAAGGTCCGATAAAACTAAAGCCTATTGGGTAATATTGTCTCGCTTCTGGATTTACAACCAGAAAAATTGAAGGCAGAAAACTCAATATAAAAAACACCCAGTTCCAAACCGGACTGACACTTGATTTCCCTTTTTCTTTGGATACATTCATGTCAACCGTTACAACTTTATTTTTGGGATAAATCCATGCATTTTCTTGCTTTATCCTTTGAAGCTTTTTCTGGTAATGATGAATCACGCACCAATTAGCCAGTAAATTGGTCATAACCAGTATCAGCATGCAAAATTCTGCATATGCCTGAATATCTTTAATCAGCATAAGAAAACTAAATCCTATGAATAAGATCAAAGTCAGATAGCACTTGGTTTTGAACTTTTTAATAAGTTCTTCAACTTCAGGTGCTTTAGCATGCGCCCGGGACAAGGTAACCCCTAAAACCTGATAGTCCCGATAATTTTTATAAAACAATGCATTTACTGTCATTGTTGCAAATACAATCCATGTTAAAATAAGTAA carries:
- the cysK gene encoding cysteine synthase A, with the translated sequence MIYNNILQAMGHTPVIRLEHMPDPNGAEVLVKFEGLNVGGSIKTRTAYNMILSAEQQGKINQDTIIVEPTSGNQGIGLALIGAVKGYRTIIIMPDSVSEERRKLVQHYGAEVILIHDAGDIGACIGECLSTALNMQQENSNVFVPQQFENPDNPMVHRLKTGMEILEQVNGPIHGFCSGVGTGGTISGIGEVLKTQNPDIEIWAVEPENAAILAGGSVGTHLQMGIGDGIIPKNLNQSIYDSLYIVSDEEAIRTAKDLARKEGIMCGISSGTNVAAALVMAKKLGKGKTVATILPDTAERYFSTPLFD
- a CDS encoding ABC transporter ATP-binding protein, translated to MIRVKDFLKNYKSTFAALILFTFLQTLGTLYIPTLKAAIVNNGVLRGNISYIAKVGAIMLLTSVLTGGITVWITRMSADASARISRDIRQAVFEKVQLFSVNDFNKIGTASMITRATSDVTLIGDTTIMFIIMLLPAPIMAIGGLCLAFLKDKVLAMIIVTTMIIFLIIALLMGKKVIPLFKQVQIKMDSINGLFRETVIGVRVIRAFNREKYEKSRVDAASSAYAENAVRINKMIAILEPIAMIIINGGIICILWIGGIRAGAGVMQIGDIMAMIEYCFLILIFLIIGVMIFMYIPRAQACAERIDEILAINPEIIDGAVIEPEKGENAHLQFEHVTFQYPNAEEPILSDITFQSKAGEITAIIGGTGSGKSTIANLILRFFEVQGGCIKIDGVDIRKLPQKVLRNKVGYVPQKNFLFSGTVAENIRYGMEDATQAQIEHAAQVAQAHYFIMGLDQQYESYVAQGGNNLSGGQKQRLAIARAIIRKPEFYIFDDSFSALDFKTDAKLRQALRNEIKNATVVMVAQRINTIMDADQIIVLEDGKIAGIGKHKELMKSCEVYKQIAASQLREDEMA
- a CDS encoding bifunctional lysylphosphatidylglycerol flippase/synthetase MprF, coding for MKKSLTKFISLVNKITVICLLVLSIVYIISPLFIFHYSKNMNLVHYFEIHHAIRRFLGVIILLLSWKLYKRVNAAWSIVMIALSLSIFQFLIIHHERIWNPLFLLELLCYFLLLLSKNYYCRKADKYSLKKGFSIFAVYVSCVFFNAVIAVFKEKTMASFFLCVKETVNIMFDLNNITPVIYSQNSLYHGFIFWFSWICILAGLIFVLTPYIHTKTQLQGEMPKVRQLVKKYGQNCSSYLALEEDKNHFFGRSVEGVIAYGIVKDTMVVLGDPICAPEDFIPFLTEIKDFCNENAYSLIFLNTTSMFLKQYAKLGLGCVKCGEEPRFYLPEYSIAGGKASKVRLNINHATKAGIVIKEYDPHAKRNLALEKEITEVSHEWFSMKKSGELVFTMGKIGFDNPMDRRYFYAINQQNKVEGFIVFVPFAGMNGYMTDVTRHRVNATRGVMEKIFYEAMMSFKEEGIQWASMAEAPLARLENEPEVAAKLLNTIYEKMNSVYGFKSLYQMKLKYNPTTWEPNYYVYYPGIFTPAMAFAIIRIQNPLGIVDYVKAFLQNSKKKQEPIDID
- a CDS encoding OmpA/MotB family protein encodes the protein MAKKKKHPKHEEEAGEAWLLPYSDLMTLLLAVFIVLFAVSKVDAAKAAQISQEFRDSMMSEKMSSSQVQNQTQKSDKNFKTSGTAISQAEVEKYMGQYELKQLEDLKAEVDSKLKSEGMTTSVTTRIDMRGLVISLNNAVFFESGSAQIKTENEKTLIDVAATINTLDNFIRVEGHTDNVPMHSEAYPSNWELSSARATSVVRLFISNNVPPKKLVAVGYGEYRPVADNSTPEGRTKNRRIDIIVLSEKYNNLEKQLTQ
- a CDS encoding MerR family transcriptional regulator, which gives rise to MRTVKQVSDLTGISIRMLHYYDKIGLLKPSEVTHAGYRIYDDEALMTLQQILFYKELDIPLKEVKKIIYSPQYNKIQALENQKKLLMLKCNRLNDLVALINRTLTGEGVMSFKEFQMDEYFNALEDFKKEHEDKIMKAYGSMEKYNEFIEKCRSRETEIGEMAIKQYGSIEKYVKAMKKNYNSKAFDLAEQYDEFKKDCLEDRHPELKTLYGELASNIKKEPSSVEVQQIAEKIKNVVQRDYELFKLEAGNDHWYSMIQLYLLLPDWIKVIDEKYGAGASKFIGEALKFNLGGKQPVLETLHERLTDDLSQNPQAKEIQCMVAEIVNETKKQNEDLQIDEGQNYFGYMAELYLSDSIFIKAIEKKYGTGASKFIGEALKFYCSKECS
- a CDS encoding HsmA family protein, with protein sequence MLVYAITAISLALLFYTIGVWSERIQGQLKKWHVAVFWTGLIFDTIGTTLMSNIAARGFQFNFHGATGLIAILLMAFHAIWSTIVIVKDNKKVRADFHKFSITVWIIWLIPYLSGLIFGMKG
- a CDS encoding DUF5808 domain-containing protein, whose translation is MLQSLLILTWIVFATMTVNALFYKNYRDYQVLGVTLSRAHAKAPEVEELIKKFKTKCYLTLILFIGFSFLMLIKDIQAYAEFCMLILVMTNLLANWCVIHHYQKKLQRIKQENAWIYPKNKVVTVDMNVSKEKGKSSVSPVWNWVFFILSFLPSIFLVVNPEARQYYPIGFSFIGPLCQLSMVYLYYQMKSQHAPVLSEDTEVNKACARTEERVNSKAATLFAFIMLVFWILFNISMVYLENGTFIISPVIILIAGLLIITNWHQKKIRSLEEYFYDETLQNDNDMVEQECTWKWGCYYNPNDKRIIVPKRMASMGWTINIGNPAGKAIGIGFIALMVIVLGIVLYGGSKDYIIKEQGSKLVIDAAMYDMNIEKNQIVYVSKLDKIPEGHRINGYGGINKSFGHFSVNGYGNCMFYVYNNVEESVVVKLKGKYPEYVIMNGKSLAETDILYRDIRKWMAE
- the motA gene encoding flagellar motor stator protein MotA; translation: MELTTLLGIIVGITAVVGAMIFKHISFTVLLNPAAFFVIIVGTVATILNSYPGEDLKSLGTLFKILFTKRKDISEVEIIELMVNLSTTARKEGLLSLESKVEEIEDPFIKKGVRMVVDGIEEDVISDILGTEISEMEKRHEINASIFTSAGTYAPTLGVLGAVFGLIAAMSHIDDTDKMAEAIAAAFIATILGIFTGYVLWNPFAKKLKVKSMHEVTLKEMVVEGLLSIQRGDSPFMLKDRLLAILPPSKQEQVVEEMKSE